Part of the Brassica oleracea var. oleracea cultivar TO1000 chromosome C8, BOL, whole genome shotgun sequence genome is shown below.
ACAAGAAAAAAAAAACAGAAAGGCAAAGCCACATTTTAGTCAGCTACTTACGGATTCTCCGTAAGGCCTGCCTGTCATGGGACGAAAGCGGCTTCAAGAACTCATAAGTAGTGACCATAAAACAACGATGCACAATCTTTAGAACATACACAAAATAGTGAAAGATAGAAAGCAACATAGCGTCTATGAACATGGTGTAAGTTGGAACTGGGATTCCACATATTGATCATCCAAGAGGGAAGAAGTAACATGCATAGCCATCTTCTTCAAGAGAAGGCATTTCCGATATAGCTAGAAACTTTTGCAACGCAGTTATCCTGCGATGCTTCAAGTCTACATAGCTCGGATTCCCATTCACTGACGGTTTTCCCGCGTAGGAAGGAGCCGAATACTTTTAGGGTCAGTGGAATACGACCTGTAATCAGGACAGCACGAATGGAGAGCCGGAAGTACTCCCTAGGGACGTGTTCCTGTTTGAAGGCATATTGTGAAAAGAGCTGAAGAGCTTCATCATATCTTAGAGTCTCAACTTTGTAGAGGTGTTTGACTCCACACTTGAGTAGCACACGATTGGACTGGGTGACATATATCAGTCTACTCCCTGGACCAAACCGACGAGCAATGTTTCTGATATTTTCGAGTTGGCCAGTGGCATAGAGATGGATATCTACAATAAGCAAAACCTTCCGATGTCCAAGATTGGCATTCACAAGTTCATCGAATCTCTCTAACTCCAATTTGACAACTTCACCCGGTCTAACAGCTACTTTTTCCGATAGACCAGCTCTTGCGATTTTCTGTAGCAAACAGGTTGAACCAATTCCCAGAGAAGAGTGTGCGGTTTCATACTCAAAGTAGTAGTGATCTTGAAACTGTGGTGAGATCTTTTGGTAAACACATCTCGCAAGTGTTGTTTTGCCAACTCTTTCCCCACCACAAATGCCCATTTCTCCAAGTCCGTCTTCTTCGGAATCCATATTAAGCAGCAGTGCGTCCACTGCTTTCATTTGCCTATCCATCCCAACAAGGCTATCGAAATCAATAGATGGAACCAATTGAGACAACTCGTTGCCCGTAACATACTTCTCTTTTTGCACGTACGCAGGGCTCCTTGCAGGCGTACTAGAGTTGACGACACTAATAAGCTTTTCTGCATACATAATTCTCCCAGCTATCTTCCTGAAAGCAGCTCTAACAAGCATGATCCCTTTGGTGAGAAATCCAGTTTTTTCAGGTTTCGTCCAGTGACAATAATACATAGCCTCTGCCATTTTCGCGGGTGGTGGTTTCAAACGTTTCGAAACCTGGAGCATAACTCTAAAAATAATGAAAGCGTCTGTGTCTCCATCCTCACTTGAGTCTCCATCCTCCCTATGATGCAGTTGGAGAGGTCAAGAATTAGTTTGTAATATAAACCCAGCAGATGTATAGTTAATCTTAATTTATTACCAATGAGAGTATACTTGTTGATAGGTCTTAATCATACTGGCCAGTGCGTTACTCCATCTCTCCACCGTCTCCCAGTTGTTGTTTTTATCTCCATCAAGATTGTGTGCTTGCCCTAGAACATCTGAAGGATCCACCTCGTGTAGGACTGGAATCATCACCAGCGACTGTTTCTCCTCACACTCGACTATCTTCGCCAGTTCGTCGAG
Proteins encoded:
- the LOC106308020 gene encoding probable disease resistance protein RPP1 — encoded protein: MKFDVFLSFRGIDTRRTFVSHLLLALFKKQFKTFRQEEEMPWNQPASTQVLEAIENSKIAIVVISKNYTASVSCLDELAKIVECEEKQSLVMIPVLHEVDPSDVLGQAHNLDGDKNNNWETVERWSNALASMIKTYQQVYSHWEDGDSSEDGDTDAFIIFRVMLQVSKRLKPPPAKMAEAMYYCHWTKPEKTGFLTKGIMLVRAAFRKIAGRIMYAEKLISVVNSSTPARSPAYVQKEKYVTGNELSQLVPSIDFDSLVGMDRQMKAVDALLLNMDSEEDGLGEMGICGGERVGKTTLARCVYQKISPQFQDHYYFEYETAHSSLGIGSTCLLQKIARAGLSEKVAVRPGEVVKLELERFDELVNANLGHRKVLLIVDIHLYATGQLENIRNIARRFGPGSRLIYVTQSNRVLLKCGVKHLYKVETLRYDEALQLFSQYAFKQEHVPREYFRLSIRAVLITGRIPLTLKVFGSFLRGKTVSEWESELCRLEASQDNCVAKIVHRCFMVTTYEFLKPLSSHDRQALRRIRK